The stretch of DNA tctttaatGGCTAACTTTTCAGCCATTTGTTGtgttaaattaatgaaattaaattaaacaaatacaaaatattaataaaaagacacaaaaagaagaaattaaatgacattaaacaattaaaaaataattataataaacaaacacacaaaagaagaaaaagaaataaaataaaattagagaaataaaaggaaagacagaaaaagaaatgaaataaaaatgctaaaaaaaacaaaaagaaaaatgaggaatgaaattaaagaattaaaaaataataataaaagaaagaaaacggGTGACAGTTACGCTGATAGCTGTCGGGTCTTCAaaggtgaattttttttttaagtctcatATTCCGACAGAACCTGAAGGCACCACCGGAGCACGCCCCGCCCCCCCTCCCTTCAGGTGAACAAAGCGGAGCTGTGATTGGTGGAGAGCTGGTGTCGTCCAGGCGCTCgtgcagagctgcagaaaaacagaaaaagaagaagaagacggaAGAGGCTCGAGAAAACACGATCAGATCCATCGATCAGACTCCGGCACCTGAGACACGTGAgtccacttcctgtctgtgctgTTAGACACGTGACCGAGAGAACAGCTGATCGGAGCTGTGAGGCAGCGCGAGGACGCCGAGGAAACACCTGGAAAAACCCGAAAACAGCCGAGGAGGAGGTACTTGTACTCTGcaatactgcagtttaaatacTGCGCTGCAGGAGAGAATCCCGCTCAGCAAGTTTCACTCAGAAGTGTAAACAAAGTAAattattgtgtaaaataatttcagtgtGATCTTTATACTAAGAACAgacgtgtgtgcgcgtgcagcGTCAGACtaagattaaccctttaaaggcTGGATCGTCATCGGCTCGTTTGTGCTGcgtttcaaaacttttaaaaagatttaaaaagcatttcttaaaaaaaggccacaacaacttggcataaaatgtgctgcaaagtgcaagaaattattacacctagggaaaaaaacatatttacatatatatgtacatgtacatctataagtgtatatatatttggcTGTACCATCAGTGGCTGAAGAGTATAAAGTAGTGATGGCGAGATGAAGTGTCATGAAGCATTGAAGCTTTCCATCCAGTTGGTTCACTCGTGTGTCGAAACTGTGCCATCAAGCggacaataaatgtaaaacaggcaGAGTGATTATAATGACACCATGGTTTTGGTGCGTGAAgctttgaattgaattgtgctTAAATGATGATGCCAATAAACCAATAATATACTCATTAATAAGCTCGAATAGATTGCAAACAAACGCACAAACCTGCAAACCATTTCCTGAATCAGTCACGTGGTACAGTCGGCCCCCGAGGCTTCGAACATCACCACATACGTCAGCGATACAAGCCTCGATACGCGCTTCACAGAAATCTTCATGAATTACTCGACACACGCCTCGAAGCGTCGACAAAGAAGGACACATCACGAGTGTAAAGCAACAAAGACACGACAGGCCATGATGCTGCGAGACAGCAAGGACGAAAGAGAGCGCCAAGCAGGCATCGTGGTCGGGACGGGCCGCAAGTGGTCATCCAGCAGAGCGCTGACAGAGGCGGAGGATCGACTCCATCGTGCTGATGTTGTTGGGACAGTAGCCCAGGACAGGCTTGGACTGGGTCGCTCACCAGAACAAGCCGGAAAAAAGCTGACCCAAAGAAACAACGAAGCGTGGTGCAGAGAGAGATCCGGAAGGCTGAGGAGGAAACCCGGCATGTCAAGGCCGCAGCCATGAAGAACCGGGGCAGCCGGACAAGGTGGGAGGGAGTTCGAGAGAGGGCCCTGACCTGGCAGGACATCTGGAGCATGGAAGGACATCGGATAAAGTTGTTGTTGTGTTCCGTCTCTGACGTCCTGCCTTCTCCATCAAACCTCCACACACGGGGGTGGACAGAGAGCCCCGGACGCATGCCCAGCGGGAAGCCGGCTGACCCGAGCTCGTCCTCTCATCTCTCATCTCTCAAAAAATATCAAGCCCTTGTCCTTGAGAGCCAGCAAAATGGCCTGGAGCCTCCCTGTAGAAGTCGGCCGCAGGGGCTTCGCCGGGCGGTCGCTCTGGAGAACACTGGGACGG from Plectropomus leopardus isolate mb unplaced genomic scaffold, YSFRI_Pleo_2.0 unplaced_scaffold28207, whole genome shotgun sequence encodes:
- the LOC121938012 gene encoding uncharacterized protein LOC121938012, translated to MKNRGSRTRWEGVRERALTWQDIWSMEGHRIKLLLCSVSDVLPSPSNLHTRGWTESPGRMPSGKPADPSSSSHLSSLKKYQALVLESQQNGLEPPCRSRPQGLRRAVALENTGTAGDRRCGQEAAGKQHHQAGGGSVRLDLDSAGGEAAEPTCPRTNGTELGGGQRGSTRDAGSAVKPSRCVTGLICRNIKNREGAHLMTCCRH